One Streptomyces lincolnensis genomic region harbors:
- a CDS encoding cysteate synthase, whose protein sequence is MSRGRPGTRHYTVVCSSCGTRYEDDGLILDCSRRHEPAFLRTEYAGIPAGAGTDTGLFRHAPLLPVARTFPDVPGPVVHHAERLGRRIGLDRLWVAFNGYWPERGAQLPTCTFKDLEAYTVLGRLPAAPPVLVIPSAGNTAAAFAWAATLHRVPCLLVVPAPAMERMRFPAPLDPCVRIVVLDGAATYSDAIACADLLAALPGHHAEGGARNVGRRDGLGTVMLAAAEVLGRLPETYVQAVGSGTGAIGAHEAARRVREEGERLPRLLMCQNAPFAPLHEAWRATGQAPAHREHEPLARELTNRRPPFTVRGGVRDVLAESGGDIRCTDNEAALAALALFEEVEGIDIEPGAGVALAALAEAVLAGQVRRDELVLLNITGGGRARQARDLPLVPARPWLRVLWPGREEGPRLVAEKVERLLTGTGAGAVVGEAR, encoded by the coding sequence ATGTCCCGAGGACGCCCGGGAACACGGCACTACACAGTTGTCTGTTCCTCATGCGGAACCCGCTACGAGGACGACGGCCTCATACTCGACTGCTCCCGTCGGCACGAACCGGCATTCCTGCGCACCGAGTACGCCGGCATCCCGGCCGGTGCCGGTACGGACACCGGGCTGTTCCGGCACGCCCCGCTGCTGCCGGTGGCACGGACCTTCCCGGACGTGCCCGGACCGGTCGTGCACCACGCCGAACGCCTCGGCCGCCGGATCGGCCTCGACCGGCTCTGGGTCGCCTTCAACGGCTACTGGCCCGAACGCGGGGCGCAGTTGCCGACCTGCACCTTCAAGGACCTGGAGGCGTACACGGTGCTCGGCCGGCTGCCCGCCGCGCCGCCCGTCCTCGTCATCCCCTCGGCGGGCAACACCGCCGCCGCCTTCGCCTGGGCGGCCACCTTGCACCGGGTGCCCTGCCTGCTCGTCGTGCCCGCCCCGGCGATGGAACGGATGCGGTTCCCCGCCCCGCTCGACCCGTGCGTGCGGATCGTCGTCCTCGACGGCGCCGCCACCTACAGCGACGCCATCGCCTGCGCCGACCTGCTGGCCGCGCTGCCCGGCCACCACGCCGAGGGCGGGGCGCGCAACGTCGGACGGCGCGACGGCCTGGGCACCGTCATGCTGGCCGCCGCCGAGGTCCTCGGCCGTCTCCCGGAGACCTATGTACAGGCCGTCGGCAGCGGGACCGGAGCGATCGGCGCCCACGAGGCCGCGCGCCGCGTCCGCGAGGAGGGCGAGCGCCTGCCGCGCCTGCTGATGTGTCAGAACGCGCCCTTCGCGCCCCTGCACGAGGCCTGGCGGGCCACCGGCCAGGCCCCCGCGCACCGCGAGCACGAGCCGCTGGCTCGTGAACTGACCAACCGCCGCCCGCCGTTCACCGTGCGCGGCGGCGTGCGGGACGTGCTGGCCGAGAGCGGCGGCGACATCCGATGTACCGACAACGAGGCCGCGCTCGCCGCCCTGGCCCTCTTCGAGGAGGTCGAGGGCATCGACATCGAGCCCGGTGCCGGGGTCGCCCTGGCCGCCCTGGCCGAAGCCGTCCTGGCCGGGCAGGTCCGCAGGGACGAACTGGTGCTCCTCAACATCACCGGCGGCGGCCGCGCCCGCCAGGCCCGCGATCTCCCGCTCGTCCCCGCCCGCCCGTGGCTGCGCGTCCTGTGGCCCGGCCGCGAGGAGGGACCACGTCTGGTCGCCGAGAAGGTGGAACGGCTGCTGACGGGCACCGGCGCCGGGGCCGTCGTCGGGGAGGCCCGGTGA
- a CDS encoding thiamine pyrophosphate-dependent enzyme, with amino-acid sequence MVVGRRFDEQATALARQGRLAVHPSSLGQEACQVGAALALRATDWLFPTYRDCVALVSRDIDPVEALTLLRGDAHCGYDPVRHRTAPQCTPLATHTAHATGLAHAERLKGTDTVALALLGDGATSEGDFHEALNLAGVLRAPVVFLVQNNGYAISVPLSEQCAAPSLAYKGVGYGVRSEQVDGNDAAAVLAVLTTAVEDARAGGGPWLVEAHTYRMAPHTSADDPSRYRTAEETERWRARDPIARLESALVERGLLTDDDVRAVAAEAARYAVGVRERLAADPELDPLGLLDHVFGAPTPQLAAQRDALRAEGEGC; translated from the coding sequence ATGGTCGTCGGGCGCCGCTTCGACGAGCAGGCCACGGCGCTCGCCCGGCAGGGCCGGCTGGCGGTCCATCCGTCCAGCCTCGGCCAGGAGGCCTGCCAGGTCGGTGCCGCCCTCGCCCTGCGCGCCACGGACTGGCTGTTCCCCACCTACCGCGACTGCGTCGCCCTGGTCAGCCGGGACATCGACCCGGTCGAGGCGTTGACGCTGCTGCGCGGTGACGCCCACTGCGGCTACGACCCCGTGCGGCACCGCACCGCCCCCCAGTGCACCCCGCTGGCCACCCACACCGCCCACGCCACCGGGCTCGCCCACGCCGAGCGGCTCAAGGGCACCGACACGGTCGCGCTGGCGCTCCTGGGCGACGGCGCGACCAGCGAGGGCGACTTCCACGAGGCGCTGAACCTGGCGGGTGTGCTGCGGGCACCCGTGGTGTTCCTGGTGCAGAACAACGGGTACGCCATCTCCGTCCCGCTGTCCGAGCAGTGCGCGGCACCGAGCCTGGCGTACAAGGGCGTCGGGTACGGCGTCCGCTCGGAGCAGGTGGACGGCAACGACGCCGCCGCGGTCCTCGCCGTACTGACCACCGCCGTCGAGGACGCGCGAGCCGGCGGCGGGCCCTGGCTGGTCGAGGCGCACACCTACCGCATGGCCCCGCACACCAGCGCCGACGACCCCTCCCGCTACCGCACGGCCGAGGAGACCGAGCGCTGGCGGGCCCGCGATCCGATCGCCCGGCTGGAATCCGCCCTGGTCGAGCGCGGGTTGCTGACCGACGACGACGTGCGGGCGGTGGCGGCCGAGGCGGCGCGGTACGCCGTCGGTGTCCGCGAACGCCTCGCGGCGGACCCCGAGTTGGATCCGCTCGGCCTCCTCGACCACGTCTTCGGCGCGCCGACCCCGCAGCTCGCCGCTCAACGCGACGCTCTGCGGGCCGAAGGGGAGGGCTGCTGA
- a CDS encoding non-ribosomal peptide synthetase, whose protein sequence is MTTPPAQHTQPTRSIQSAQPAQSGQSAQVEILPLTPLQEGLLFHALYEQERDAPDVYLVQLVFELGGTVDAARLRAAAQALLDRHPTLRAAFRRRRGGQPVQVVPRRAVLPWTETDLSAPTDADVDVEEAWTRLLDADRDRGFDPATPPLLRCTLARTGEDRHRLLITHHHILLDGWSVSVLLRELLALYDSGGDPASLPPAPPYRTFLEWLGRRDRTVAESAWREALAGVTDPTRLAPHASDGLGSGELAQARTELPTETGTALTVLARNLGVTVNTLVQAAWAILLSRTTGRDDIVFGATVSGRPADLPGVESMVGLFINTLPTRVRLRPDEPLSGLLRRVQESYVRLLDHHHLGLADIQRAAGVPELFDTLVVFENYPVDERATDPGDGLRVIGTGGRDATHYPVTLVALPGPRPRFRLAYRPDLFDAAWADDTLARLVRLLERMAADPDLPLGRLGLAARDAAAAPAAPPAARTVTELWAAQVAATPDAEALLDHGRSLTYRQLDVRAEQLAGRLAALGAGPERIVGIALPRTADLVAAVLAVLKSGAAYLPLDPAYPPDRLAHIVGDARPVVVLATAETAGALPEGTGLLLLDDLTGDHEGAVQGDLAVVDLVPDNLACITYTSGSTGRPKGVAATHRSVAEFVAWTHTELGPERLAKVLFSTSLNFDVSVFEIFSPLLCGGRIEIVENLLALTAQDRDRWDASLISGVPSVMATVVADRPAVAPRVVALGGEPIPVHLLTDLEDAFPGARIINFYGPTEATIYATAWQSDLDPYREDGPPPLGRPLARNRLHLLDQALHPVPDGVPGEVYLSGGGPARGYLGRPALTGQCFVADPFGAPGERMYRTGDLAVRGPDGHLRFLGRADHQVKIRGFRVELGEIEAVLADHPAVAKAAAAVREDTRGEPQLVAYAVPTGGRTTDADADAGALRAHLARTLPAHMVPATIVVLDALPLTASGKLDRKALPAPGAPAATARVAPRTGTEHKLRDLFADVLGLDPLRIGVDDSFFDLGGHSLLVPRLTTRVRTDLDTALPVRALFETPTVAGLARRVTGTGAIAVADPASVSASASASGRIAAPSQATALDVLLPLRARGEREPLFCLPPASGLAWGFAGLTRHLDTERPLYGLQSRGLVPGAARSGSLAEAVARHTAQIREIQPHGPYHLLGYSMGGIVAHGVAATLRAAGERVALLAMLDSFPGSWTSQGPRPSDRDAVLRSLLSILGRPAPPPDETLTDARFAELVRHVPDLPGSLDDAELAALVEVTANNRRLLEEFAPTSYDGDLLFFTAAQDPDAHPGRHGTWLPYVRGGVDNHDIPCAHGEMTRPEALDRIGPVLDRRLRALTPRTDRSDSR, encoded by the coding sequence ATGACGACCCCGCCCGCGCAGCACACGCAACCGACGCGGTCCATACAGTCCGCCCAGCCTGCCCAGTCCGGCCAGTCCGCGCAGGTGGAGATCCTGCCCCTGACCCCGCTCCAGGAGGGGCTCCTCTTCCACGCCCTGTACGAACAGGAGCGCGACGCCCCGGACGTCTACCTCGTCCAACTCGTCTTCGAACTCGGCGGCACCGTCGACGCCGCCCGGCTGCGCGCCGCCGCCCAGGCCCTGCTGGACCGCCACCCCACCCTCCGGGCCGCCTTCCGGCGCCGCCGCGGCGGACAGCCGGTCCAGGTCGTCCCGCGCCGGGCCGTCCTGCCGTGGACCGAGACGGACCTGAGCGCCCCGACCGATGCCGATGTCGATGTCGAGGAGGCGTGGACCCGGCTGCTCGACGCGGACCGGGACCGCGGCTTCGACCCGGCCACGCCGCCGCTGCTGCGGTGCACCCTGGCCCGCACCGGCGAGGACCGGCACCGGCTGCTGATCACCCACCACCACATCCTGCTCGACGGCTGGTCCGTCTCCGTCCTGCTGCGCGAACTCCTCGCCCTCTACGACTCCGGCGGCGACCCGGCCTCCCTGCCGCCCGCGCCGCCCTACCGCACCTTCCTGGAGTGGCTCGGCCGCCGGGACCGCACCGTCGCCGAGTCCGCCTGGCGGGAGGCACTGGCCGGAGTGACGGACCCCACCCGCCTCGCCCCGCACGCCTCCGACGGCCTCGGCTCGGGCGAACTCGCCCAGGCCCGGACCGAGTTGCCCACCGAGACCGGCACCGCCCTGACCGTCCTGGCGCGGAACCTCGGCGTCACTGTCAACACCCTCGTCCAGGCCGCCTGGGCCATCCTGCTCAGCCGCACCACGGGGCGCGACGACATTGTCTTCGGCGCCACCGTCTCCGGGCGTCCGGCCGACCTGCCCGGCGTCGAGTCCATGGTGGGCCTGTTCATCAACACCCTCCCCACCCGTGTCCGGCTGCGCCCCGACGAGCCCCTGAGCGGCCTGCTGCGCCGCGTCCAGGAGAGTTACGTCCGACTCCTGGACCACCACCATCTCGGGCTCGCCGACATCCAGCGGGCGGCCGGAGTCCCCGAACTCTTCGACACGCTCGTCGTGTTCGAGAACTACCCGGTCGACGAGCGGGCCACCGACCCCGGCGACGGCCTGCGGGTCATCGGCACGGGCGGGCGCGACGCCACCCACTATCCGGTGACCCTCGTGGCGCTCCCCGGCCCCCGCCCGCGCTTCCGACTGGCCTACCGGCCCGACCTCTTCGACGCCGCGTGGGCCGACGACACCCTGGCCCGACTGGTACGGCTCCTGGAGCGCATGGCGGCCGACCCGGACCTGCCCCTCGGCCGGCTCGGACTCGCGGCACGTGACGCGGCCGCGGCCCCCGCCGCGCCCCCGGCCGCCCGTACTGTCACCGAACTGTGGGCCGCCCAGGTGGCGGCAACCCCGGACGCCGAGGCCCTGTTGGACCACGGTCGCTCGCTGACGTACCGCCAACTGGACGTGCGGGCCGAGCAGTTGGCGGGCCGACTCGCCGCGCTGGGCGCCGGTCCCGAGCGGATCGTGGGCATCGCGCTGCCGCGTACCGCGGACCTGGTCGCCGCCGTCCTGGCCGTCCTGAAGTCCGGGGCCGCCTATCTGCCCCTCGACCCCGCCTATCCGCCGGACCGCCTCGCCCACATCGTCGGCGACGCCCGGCCGGTCGTGGTCCTCGCCACGGCCGAGACGGCGGGAGCGCTGCCCGAGGGGACCGGACTGCTGCTTCTCGACGACCTGACGGGTGATCACGAGGGGGCGGTGCAGGGGGACTTGGCGGTCGTGGACCTGGTGCCGGACAACCTCGCCTGCATCACCTACACGTCCGGCTCCACCGGCCGACCCAAAGGCGTCGCGGCCACCCACCGGAGCGTGGCCGAGTTCGTCGCGTGGACCCATACCGAACTCGGGCCCGAGCGGCTGGCGAAGGTGCTGTTCTCGACCTCGCTCAACTTCGACGTCTCCGTCTTCGAGATCTTCTCACCGCTGCTGTGCGGCGGCCGCATCGAGATCGTCGAGAACCTGCTCGCCCTCACCGCGCAGGACCGCGACCGCTGGGACGCGAGCCTCATCAGCGGAGTACCGTCCGTCATGGCGACGGTCGTCGCGGACCGCCCGGCCGTCGCTCCCCGGGTGGTCGCCCTGGGCGGCGAGCCTATCCCCGTACACCTGCTCACCGACCTCGAAGACGCCTTCCCCGGGGCACGGATCATCAACTTCTACGGGCCCACCGAGGCGACGATCTACGCCACCGCCTGGCAGTCCGACCTCGACCCGTACCGCGAGGACGGCCCGCCGCCCCTCGGCCGCCCCCTCGCCCGCAACCGCCTCCACCTCCTCGACCAGGCCCTCCACCCCGTGCCCGACGGAGTCCCCGGGGAGGTCTACCTCTCCGGCGGCGGACCCGCCCGCGGCTACCTCGGACGGCCCGCGCTCACCGGGCAGTGCTTCGTCGCCGACCCGTTCGGCGCGCCGGGGGAGCGGATGTACCGCACCGGCGACCTCGCGGTGCGCGGCCCCGACGGACACCTGCGCTTCCTCGGCCGCGCCGACCACCAGGTGAAGATCCGCGGCTTCCGCGTCGAACTCGGCGAGATCGAGGCCGTGTTGGCGGACCACCCCGCCGTGGCGAAGGCGGCCGCCGCCGTGCGCGAGGACACGCGGGGCGAGCCTCAGCTGGTCGCCTACGCCGTGCCCACCGGCGGACGCACGACAGATGCCGATGCCGACGCTGGTGCTCTCCGCGCCCACCTCGCCCGGACCCTGCCCGCTCACATGGTCCCCGCCACGATCGTCGTCCTCGACGCCCTGCCGCTGACCGCCAGCGGCAAGCTGGACCGCAAGGCCCTGCCCGCACCCGGAGCGCCCGCGGCCACGGCACGCGTCGCCCCACGCACCGGGACGGAACACAAGCTGCGGGATCTCTTCGCCGACGTCCTCGGCCTCGATCCCCTGCGCATCGGCGTCGACGACAGTTTCTTCGACCTCGGCGGACACTCCCTGCTGGTTCCCCGGCTGACCACGCGGGTCCGCACCGACCTCGACACCGCGCTGCCGGTGCGGGCGCTGTTCGAGACACCGACCGTGGCGGGGCTCGCGCGGCGCGTGACCGGCACCGGCGCGATCGCCGTCGCGGACCCGGCCTCGGTCTCGGCGTCGGCGTCGGCGTCGGGAAGGATCGCCGCGCCCTCCCAGGCGACGGCGCTGGACGTCCTCCTCCCCCTGCGCGCCCGAGGCGAGCGCGAACCCCTGTTCTGCCTCCCTCCGGCCTCCGGACTGGCCTGGGGCTTCGCCGGACTCACCCGGCACCTCGACACCGAACGCCCCCTGTACGGACTCCAGTCCCGCGGGCTGGTCCCCGGAGCCGCCCGGTCGGGCAGCCTGGCCGAGGCGGTGGCCCGGCACACGGCACAGATCCGCGAGATCCAGCCGCACGGCCCCTACCACCTGCTCGGATACTCCATGGGCGGCATCGTCGCCCACGGTGTGGCCGCCACCCTGCGGGCGGCGGGGGAGCGGGTGGCGCTGCTGGCGATGCTCGACTCCTTCCCCGGCTCCTGGACCAGCCAGGGCCCCCGCCCCTCCGACCGGGACGCCGTGCTGCGCAGCCTCCTCAGCATCCTGGGACGCCCGGCACCACCCCCGGACGAGACGCTGACCGACGCCCGGTTCGCGGAACTGGTGCGCCACGTCCCCGACCTGCCCGGCAGCCTCGACGACGCCGAACTCGCCGCCCTGGTCGAGGTGACGGCCAACAACCGGCGCCTCCTGGAGGAGTTCGCCCCCACGTCGTACGACGGTGACCTGCTGTTCTTCACCGCCGCACAAGATCCGGACGCACACCCCGGACGCCACGGCACCTGGCTGCCGTACGTCCGGGGCGGCGTCGACAACCACGACATCCCGTGTGCCCACGGCGAGATGACCCGGCCCGAGGCGCTGGACCGGATCGGGCCCGTGCTCGACCGCCGGTTGCGCGCCCTCACGCCCCGAACCGACAGGAGCGACTCCCGATGA
- a CDS encoding condensation domain-containing protein: MRWLLERGGPIDRLSQSVLLTVPADADPARLTDALQALIDHHALLRSRLTPARELDVRPVGAVRAADLLDRYDATGDDLHAPVAEEFDRVLGLLDPAAGAMVRAVWFDAGPGRAGRLLLVVHHLAVDGVSWRILVPDLEAAWTALAQGRPAQLPPVGTSFRRWSRLLGEEARRPARVAEGDLWRRMLAAPRTSLGARALDPGRDTAATTRSLRLTLPPEVTGPLLTTVPSAFGTGTHGVLLTGLALALADRQGSGHVLVDVEGHGREELATGLDLSRTVGWFTSLYPVHLDLDGLDLADALAAGPAAEDAARRVDERLRQLPDHGLGFGLLRYLNPDTAAGLAEHPAPAVGFNYLGRFTAPADTGAWGFAPESAALGAGTDPGLAAAHALDLNAVVHDSDTGPRLVADWSWPDGVLTETEVRDLGEAWFTALTALATRAGRPADGRAETLGLSPDELSPDELDELAAGLDV; this comes from the coding sequence ATGCGCTGGCTGCTGGAGCGCGGCGGCCCCATCGACCGGCTCAGCCAGTCCGTGCTGCTCACCGTCCCGGCGGACGCCGACCCGGCACGCCTGACCGACGCCCTCCAGGCCCTGATCGACCACCACGCACTGCTCCGGTCCCGGCTCACGCCCGCCCGCGAGCTGGACGTCCGTCCCGTCGGCGCGGTGCGCGCGGCCGACCTGCTCGACCGGTACGACGCCACCGGCGACGACCTGCACGCCCCCGTCGCCGAGGAGTTCGACCGGGTTCTCGGCCTGCTCGACCCGGCGGCCGGTGCCATGGTGCGGGCCGTGTGGTTCGACGCCGGGCCCGGCCGCGCCGGACGACTGCTGCTCGTCGTCCACCACCTGGCCGTCGACGGCGTGTCCTGGCGCATCCTGGTGCCCGACCTGGAGGCGGCCTGGACGGCGCTCGCCCAGGGCCGCCCCGCCCAACTCCCACCGGTCGGCACCTCGTTCCGCCGCTGGTCCCGCCTGCTGGGGGAGGAGGCGCGCCGGCCCGCGCGCGTCGCCGAGGGCGACCTGTGGCGCCGTATGCTCGCCGCCCCGCGCACGTCCCTGGGCGCCCGGGCGCTCGACCCCGGCCGGGACACCGCCGCCACCACCCGCTCGCTCCGCCTCACGCTGCCGCCCGAGGTGACCGGGCCGCTGCTCACCACCGTCCCGTCCGCCTTCGGCACCGGCACGCACGGCGTTCTGCTCACCGGCCTGGCTCTGGCCCTGGCCGACCGGCAGGGCTCCGGGCACGTCCTCGTCGACGTCGAGGGACACGGCCGCGAGGAACTGGCCACGGGACTCGATCTGTCCCGCACCGTCGGCTGGTTCACCTCGCTCTACCCCGTCCACCTCGACCTCGACGGTCTCGACCTCGCGGACGCGCTGGCCGCCGGACCCGCCGCCGAGGACGCGGCCCGCCGCGTGGACGAGCGGCTCCGCCAACTCCCCGACCACGGCCTCGGGTTCGGCCTCCTGCGGTACCTCAACCCCGACACCGCAGCTGGCCTGGCCGAGCACCCGGCACCCGCGGTCGGCTTCAACTACCTGGGCCGGTTCACCGCCCCCGCCGACACCGGTGCGTGGGGCTTCGCCCCGGAGTCCGCGGCCCTCGGTGCCGGCACCGACCCCGGCCTGGCCGCCGCCCACGCACTCGACCTGAACGCCGTCGTCCACGACTCCGACACCGGCCCCCGCCTGGTCGCCGACTGGTCCTGGCCGGACGGGGTGCTCACCGAGACGGAGGTACGGGACCTGGGGGAGGCCTGGTTCACGGCGCTCACCGCACTCGCCACCCGGGCCGGCCGGCCCGCAGACGGCCGGGCGGAGACCCTTGGCCTCTCCCCGGACGAACTCTCCCCGGACGAACTCGACGAACTCGCCGCGGGCCTCGATGTCTGA